TACAAGGGGCGTTTCCTATTTTATCGCTCTGCTATTCATTTTTTTTAGCCTGCCAACTACCCCCCTCACCCTTAATCCCTCTCCCCCTTGGGTAGAAGGCAAAGAGGGAGTGAATAGACACTGCATACCAACGATTTTTGTCGTTGCGAGAAGCGTCTTGTACCGAATACCCCCGAGGGGTTATTTACGACGTGGCAATCTCATCTTTTATCCGACGCTTTTTATCTTTCGTTTTTCATATCTTTTGCTTCAATACCTGTTATTTCAACAAATACCTCTTCAAGAGAGGGTCTCATATTGCGAGCTTCATTTGTTTCTGCACCAAAGCTTTCTAGTAGTCTTACATAAGGACCTATTGAAATAGGTCTTTGAGATTCTACGCATAAAATAGTACCAGACGAAATATAGGCTTTTACGTCTGTGAATTGTTCTTCAATGATTGTAGTAATGTTTTTTATTTCTTTAGAGAGGGAAAATTGAACGATATAGCGGTTTTCTGCAAGTTTCATAAGATTTTCAATTGTATCTATCCTTACAATTTTTCCAGAAACAATAAAAGCTATGCGTTGACATAATCTTTCTGCTTCCTCTATATAATGTGTAGTTAAAAATATAGTTGTTCCTTCTTGGTTTAAATCATAGATTAGTTGCCTTATTTGTCGGGCACTTGCTATATCTATGCCTGTGGTAGGTTCATCTAAAAAAAGTATTGGTGGTGAGTGCATTATACCGGCAGCTATAGTTAACTTTCGCTTCATACCTTTTGAATATTTAGAAAATTTCCGGTTTGCAGATTGTGTAAGCCCAAATTGGCGTAACAGTTGACAGGTGCGTCTTTCTCTTTCTGCTTTACCCATACCATAAAGAGCGCCGCAAAACATAAGGTTTTCAAAACCGGTAAGTTCAGGGTATAGGTTGCTCTCATCTGGCACTATTCCCATAAGATGTTGAGTGGTTTTTAGATTGGTAGAACTCTCTGTTCCATCAATAAAAATAACACCTTTATCAGGGCGAGCAAGACCTGTAAGCATATTTATGGTCGTTGTTTTGCCAGCTCCGTTTGGTCCAAGAAAACCAAACAACTCGCCTCTTTCAATTTGAAAAGAAACCTCTTCCACGGCTTTAACTTCTTGTGCTTTACCCTCTTTAAATGTTTTACTTATCCCTACAGTTTTAATAATAACACTATCGGTAGATGTCATTATATCTCCTAATAATGTTCTTTGAAGAAAAGGTATCTTGGTTTTACGTTAACCTATTTATATTATACTACAAAAAAAATCATAATCAATAGTAGGGTGGAAAAGGGGAAAAGGATATAAATAAAAGATGAGATTGCCACGCTAAGAAACCCCTCCTACGCCAAGGTATACCTGCCGAAGCTTCTATTTTAGCGTAGGTTGGCTTCGGCGGGTAAAGCTCGCAAGATAAACTACAAAAGGCGGAATGAGGGGAGATGCAAACCTCAGAGAATTGCTTCGCCTGTTCTCACAAAAACGACAAAGGCAAAAACCCGCCCTTGATGAGAGATTCCGAATCAAGTCCGAAATGACAGCAAGGAGGGAAGGGTAGAAGGCAAAAGAGGGGAAAATAGAGTATAAATCTTATTGTTTTTTAGAAGGTTTTATGTTATATTAAACAGATGAACTTGATAATAGAAAAAACCCAATCTTTGCAAGGAGAAGCCTTTATTCCGGGTTCTAAATCTCAAACCATTAGAGGTATAATATTTGGTTCTCTTGCAAAAGGCACATCTGAGATAAAAAATCCTTTAATATCAGCCGATACCTTAGCAGCAGTAAACGGATGTAGAGATTTAGGCGCTAAAATAGATGTTTCAAACAATAATAGTTGGGTTGTTGAAGGTTTTGATGGTAACCCTTTCCAACCTTATAAAATACTTGATTTAGGTAATTCCGGCACTTCATTAAACCTTCTCACAGGGATATCTTCTCTCGGTAACTTTAAGGTTACTCTAAACGGTGATTCATCTTTAAGGCAAAGACCCCTCCAACCGCTTCTTGATGCTTTAAACACGTTAGGCGCAAAGGCTATTTCAG
This genomic stretch from bacterium harbors:
- a CDS encoding ABC transporter ATP-binding protein, with translation MTSTDSVIIKTVGISKTFKEGKAQEVKAVEEVSFQIERGELFGFLGPNGAGKTTTINMLTGLARPDKGVIFIDGTESSTNLKTTQHLMGIVPDESNLYPELTGFENLMFCGALYGMGKAERERRTCQLLRQFGLTQSANRKFSKYSKGMKRKLTIAAGIMHSPPILFLDEPTTGIDIASARQIRQLIYDLNQEGTTIFLTTHYIEEAERLCQRIAFIVSGKIVRIDTIENLMKLAENRYIVQFSLSKEIKNITTIIEEQFTDVKAYISSGTILCVESQRPISIGPYVRLLESFGAETNEARNMRPSLEEVFVEITGIEAKDMKNER